Proteins from one Pseudomonas grandcourensis genomic window:
- a CDS encoding phage tail protein produces the protein MPWYKSGTVSVTLNSSAVIGAGTAFIANARVGDAFRGPDGAWYEVTNIASDTAMSISPNYKGATNAAGSYALAPMQGYVKDSADALRALVNTYGAKLAALGTTGNYDVLPVSKGGTGLTAVGTAISSDVMTSDVDTTAGRLLRVGDFGIGGTSGGMGVTDANLAIIPGFVRLNTPCTNAPIAGVPFSMLVTRYNQEVTQLAFQEGTAVPVVFVRKRLGATTWGNWRGVAMNGANTDITSLTGLTTALSTAQGGTGNTIGMATRLAAAAIIGTVSQSGGVPTGAIIERGSNANGSYVKFADGTMIASAATSQSFNLATAYGSSGAKYSVFGWSFPIQFAAIPQVFCSAQTAGRLILTGSVFGNPTVSSHSAFAIDVSGDAGVQTYYFNFCAIGRWY, from the coding sequence ATGCCCTGGTACAAATCAGGAACGGTCTCTGTCACCCTCAATTCGAGCGCCGTGATTGGTGCGGGCACCGCCTTCATTGCGAACGCGCGTGTGGGCGATGCCTTTCGCGGCCCCGATGGCGCCTGGTACGAGGTGACCAACATTGCCAGCGACACGGCGATGTCGATTTCGCCTAACTACAAGGGCGCGACCAATGCCGCCGGCAGTTACGCCCTCGCGCCGATGCAAGGTTACGTCAAGGACTCGGCGGATGCGCTGCGGGCCTTGGTCAATACCTACGGGGCAAAGCTCGCAGCGCTGGGTACGACCGGTAACTACGATGTTCTGCCGGTAAGTAAAGGTGGTACCGGGCTAACTGCCGTTGGGACCGCCATTTCATCAGACGTCATGACCAGTGACGTAGATACGACGGCGGGGCGACTGCTCAGGGTTGGCGACTTTGGTATCGGCGGTACCTCAGGAGGGATGGGTGTTACCGACGCCAACCTGGCAATAATTCCGGGTTTTGTACGTCTCAACACGCCTTGCACTAACGCGCCAATCGCGGGGGTGCCTTTCTCGATGCTCGTGACTCGTTACAATCAAGAGGTTACTCAGTTGGCCTTCCAAGAAGGCACAGCCGTTCCAGTTGTTTTTGTTCGCAAACGCCTTGGAGCCACAACTTGGGGCAACTGGCGTGGCGTTGCAATGAATGGTGCCAATACCGATATCACCAGCCTTACGGGCCTGACTACGGCGCTGAGTACTGCTCAGGGCGGGACAGGCAACACCATCGGTATGGCCACAAGGCTCGCTGCGGCCGCCATTATCGGCACGGTTTCACAATCAGGTGGAGTGCCGACAGGGGCTATCATCGAGCGTGGATCAAATGCAAATGGATCGTACGTAAAGTTTGCAGATGGCACGATGATTGCCAGTGCCGCAACTTCACAATCTTTCAACTTGGCCACTGCGTATGGGTCAAGTGGCGCTAAATATTCGGTATTCGGATGGTCCTTTCCTATTCAGTTCGCGGCAATCCCTCAGGTTTTCTGTAGTGCCCAAACGGCAGGTCGACTGATTCTAACGGGTTCAGTATTTGGTAACCCTACAGTCTCGAGCCATAGCGCTTTTGCTATCGATGTATCCGGGGATGCAGGTGTGCAAACTTATTACTTTAACTTCTGTGCCATAGGGCGGTGGTACTAA
- a CDS encoding phage tail protein, whose translation MKASTVAAAHLLEVKTELAVRNAKAAAQITRIQDRVNTLGYGIDSGDATVEDEAEQTALVVSLAVWKAYKFALGKVTKQPTWPATPVWPVEPAVPDIVADPEAIAADVM comes from the coding sequence ATGAAGGCGTCAACCGTCGCTGCTGCGCACCTGCTTGAGGTGAAAACCGAACTGGCCGTGAGGAACGCCAAAGCCGCCGCGCAGATCACTCGTATTCAGGACCGCGTCAACACGTTGGGCTACGGCATCGACAGCGGCGACGCCACAGTCGAGGACGAAGCCGAACAAACGGCGCTGGTCGTCAGCCTTGCCGTGTGGAAGGCCTACAAGTTTGCGTTGGGTAAGGTCACGAAACAGCCAACATGGCCAGCCACTCCTGTATGGCCAGTAGAGCCAGCTGTGCCGGACATAGTCGCTGATCCCGAAGCTATAGCTGCCGACGTGATGTAA
- a CDS encoding cell wall hydrolase — MTVSEKDRDILARTLWGEARGESLVGQIAVACTIRNRVNDGKDKSWWGEGYAGVCQKPYQFSCWNRSDPNFAYLSGARQIPFRELAQARIAADQVIDGKMPDPTGGATHYYATTMPKPPAWVKGAKETLRLGHHVFFKDVP; from the coding sequence ATGACCGTATCCGAGAAAGACCGCGACATCCTCGCCCGTACGCTGTGGGGCGAGGCCCGCGGCGAATCCCTGGTCGGCCAGATTGCCGTGGCCTGTACCATCCGCAACCGCGTGAACGACGGCAAGGACAAGTCGTGGTGGGGGGAGGGCTATGCCGGTGTGTGCCAGAAGCCGTACCAGTTCAGCTGCTGGAACAGGAGCGACCCAAACTTCGCCTACCTGAGCGGCGCAAGGCAGATTCCTTTCCGTGAGCTCGCGCAGGCGCGCATTGCTGCAGACCAGGTAATCGATGGAAAGATGCCGGATCCCACCGGCGGTGCCACCCATTACTACGCGACCACCATGCCGAAGCCACCGGCATGGGTGAAAGGCGCCAAGGAGACGTTGAGGCTCGGTCACCACGTGTTCTTTAAGGATGTGCCATGA
- a CDS encoding DUF6527 family protein, whose protein sequence is MSRQSKVLRHSNDNGLTFWCPGCDGAHAIQHGTGAGPRWGWNGSAEGPTFSPSILVRYPANPDAIEEFKEWRTERVCHSFVTDGRIQFLDDCTHALAGQTVVLPDWED, encoded by the coding sequence ATGAGTCGCCAATCGAAAGTTCTGAGACACAGCAATGACAATGGTCTGACGTTCTGGTGTCCTGGCTGCGATGGCGCACACGCCATTCAGCATGGCACCGGGGCCGGTCCACGCTGGGGCTGGAATGGCAGCGCGGAAGGTCCGACGTTCTCGCCTTCGATCCTAGTCAGGTATCCGGCTAACCCTGATGCCATTGAAGAGTTCAAAGAGTGGCGTACGGAGCGTGTATGTCATTCGTTCGTGACCGATGGCCGCATCCAGTTCCTGGACGATTGCACCCACGCGCTAGCCGGACAAACGGTCGTTCTGCCGGACTGGGAGGACTGA
- a CDS encoding DUF2514 family protein, translated as MTHYLKAGAVLLLTTLVLGALFGAYHHGVTVTAGKWQSEWNARDTRDAEARALNEAAERTKEHAYQQSINKAVQDGQRNIDQAMADAAAARASAGGVQLAAANLARRLAASEASGNSCAAAASKAAARAAAVLADVFKSADQRAGDLAAIADQARVRGLICEQVYDGLGK; from the coding sequence ATGACGCACTATCTGAAAGCAGGTGCTGTTCTGCTGCTAACCACCCTGGTGCTGGGTGCGCTGTTCGGCGCCTATCACCACGGCGTGACGGTCACGGCTGGAAAGTGGCAGTCGGAGTGGAATGCTCGTGACACCCGGGACGCCGAGGCGAGGGCGCTCAATGAGGCTGCCGAGCGCACCAAAGAGCATGCCTACCAACAGTCAATCAACAAGGCGGTTCAAGATGGGCAACGAAACATCGATCAAGCAATGGCTGATGCTGCTGCCGCTCGCGCTTCTGCTGGCGGCGTGCAGCTCGCCGCAGCCAACCTTGCCCGTCGACTCGCAGCCAGTGAAGCCAGCGGCAATTCCTGCGCTGCCGCCGCAAGCAAGGCAGCTGCCCGTGCCGCCGCAGTGCTTGCCGACGTGTTCAAGAGCGCTGACCAGCGAGCGGGCGACCTGGCTGCAATTGCTGATCAAGCGCGAGTCCGGGGATTGATCTGTGAGCAGGTGTACGACGGCCTTGGTAAATAG
- a CDS encoding acyltransferase — translation MKTSIPALTSLRFFAAAMIVIQHSASYFHIWEDFTKTFTLIQGVTFFFVLSGFILTYAHSNLSGVGNSVKFIWARISRVWPAHIFTMGLLYYLWAYPYATGLVVTAEQTLLSATLTQAWSQLPSNFFAFNGVAWTLSVEMFFYAMFPLLILNFSKTWHIKLAISFALAMAAVFIAVSTNAPAYASGDVVTTASWVYIWPPARLFEFVLGMVAGKAFLVYGHKVKESGFKSVGLVALLVILAGSYYMPAIGWSLERQGLIGPALRGWITVSSSSVFYAIGLFLLASSTGTVTYILSWRPLVLLGEISFSIYLIHQMIIRSLMINPTWTAGIDPVVVMIGYWTVTIAASYLLWVLIEKPCQRMMLKLIKRRPANITELQKA, via the coding sequence ATGAAAACATCAATCCCAGCACTCACGTCGCTGAGATTTTTCGCAGCTGCGATGATCGTGATACAGCACTCAGCCAGCTATTTCCATATCTGGGAAGATTTCACGAAGACTTTCACCCTCATCCAGGGTGTAACGTTTTTCTTCGTTTTATCTGGCTTCATCTTGACTTATGCCCACAGCAACCTTTCAGGCGTAGGGAATTCCGTTAAATTTATTTGGGCTCGGATCTCCCGCGTTTGGCCAGCTCACATTTTCACAATGGGGTTGCTGTACTACTTGTGGGCATATCCATACGCCACCGGGCTTGTTGTCACTGCTGAGCAGACCTTGCTCAGCGCCACGCTGACACAAGCGTGGAGCCAACTCCCATCTAACTTCTTCGCGTTCAACGGGGTTGCCTGGACGCTGTCAGTCGAAATGTTTTTTTACGCGATGTTCCCATTGCTGATTCTGAACTTTTCAAAGACTTGGCATATCAAGCTGGCGATATCGTTTGCATTGGCAATGGCCGCAGTCTTCATCGCAGTATCGACGAACGCCCCGGCCTACGCCTCCGGTGACGTGGTAACCACGGCCTCTTGGGTTTATATCTGGCCGCCTGCCCGACTGTTTGAATTCGTCCTCGGCATGGTCGCGGGCAAGGCATTCCTTGTATATGGGCACAAGGTAAAGGAATCAGGGTTTAAATCGGTCGGATTGGTGGCGCTGCTGGTGATTCTCGCTGGCTCCTACTATATGCCTGCAATCGGCTGGAGCCTCGAGCGACAAGGCTTGATTGGCCCGGCTTTGAGAGGGTGGATAACGGTTAGTAGTTCGTCCGTGTTCTATGCGATCGGCCTGTTCCTGCTGGCATCGAGCACCGGTACGGTTACGTACATCTTGAGCTGGCGACCGCTCGTTCTGCTGGGAGAAATCAGCTTTTCCATTTACCTGATTCACCAGATGATTATTCGTTCGCTGATGATCAACCCCACATGGACAGCGGGCATTGACCCTGTTGTGGTCATGATCGGCTACTGGACAGTCACCATTGCCGCGTCTTATTTGCTGTGGGTTCTGATCGAGAAACCCTGCCAACGCATGATGCTGAAGCTGATAAAGCGCAGGCCGGCGAACATAACAGAGCTACAAAAAGCGTAA
- a CDS encoding Smr/MutS family protein: MQDDDFSLFKSAIQGVKPIKHDRAETGKPKADRAQIAKLRQAATVRTESTTVDGLSDQFVIDVGPEDELMWARDGVQESQMRKLKIGQIPFEGSLDLHGMNVEKARETLWAFLAEATRFEIRCVRVTHGKAVRLDGKRPMIKSHVNTWLRQHPQVLGFTSCQAKHGGAGAVYVMLKRTMMEGRDE; this comes from the coding sequence ATGCAAGACGACGATTTTTCCCTGTTCAAAAGCGCGATCCAAGGCGTCAAGCCGATCAAGCACGATCGCGCCGAAACCGGCAAACCCAAGGCTGACCGCGCGCAGATTGCCAAGCTGCGTCAAGCGGCGACCGTACGCACCGAATCCACCACCGTCGACGGGCTGTCCGATCAGTTCGTCATCGACGTCGGCCCTGAAGACGAGCTGATGTGGGCCCGCGATGGCGTGCAGGAAAGCCAGATGCGCAAGCTCAAGATCGGACAGATTCCGTTCGAAGGCAGCCTCGACCTGCACGGCATGAACGTGGAAAAAGCCCGGGAAACCCTCTGGGCGTTCCTGGCCGAAGCCACCAGATTCGAAATCCGCTGCGTACGCGTCACCCATGGCAAGGCTGTTCGCCTGGACGGCAAGCGGCCGATGATCAAAAGCCATGTCAACACCTGGCTGCGCCAGCATCCTCAGGTACTCGGCTTCACCTCGTGCCAGGCGAAACATGGCGGTGCCGGCGCGGTTTATGTGATGCTCAAACGCACCATGATGGAAGGCCGCGACGAGTAA
- a CDS encoding cysteine hydrolase family protein, translating to MSVPKTMFQLSGRGYAAANLSHATLVIIDAQKEYLSGPLALSGMDEAVANITQLLAAARAAGRPIVHVRHLGTLGGLFNPQGVGGEFIPGLEPQSDETVIGKMLPSAFHGTELAKRLEDLGALDLIVCGFMSHSSVSTTVRAAKNLGFRCTLVEDACATRDLPYKGGVLSAAHVHQTEMAIMGDNFATLALTRELI from the coding sequence ATGTCTGTTCCAAAAACGATGTTTCAACTCAGCGGCCGCGGTTATGCGGCGGCCAATCTGAGCCATGCCACCCTGGTCATCATCGATGCCCAGAAAGAATACCTCAGCGGTCCCCTGGCCCTGAGCGGCATGGATGAAGCTGTCGCGAACATCACGCAATTGCTCGCCGCTGCCCGCGCCGCCGGCCGACCGATCGTGCATGTCCGCCACCTCGGTACGCTCGGCGGGCTGTTCAACCCCCAGGGCGTAGGTGGTGAGTTCATTCCGGGCCTGGAGCCACAGAGCGATGAAACCGTTATCGGCAAAATGTTGCCAAGCGCGTTTCATGGCACCGAACTGGCAAAACGCCTGGAAGACCTCGGCGCCCTTGACCTGATCGTCTGCGGCTTCATGAGCCACTCCAGCGTCAGCACCACGGTGCGTGCCGCCAAGAACCTGGGCTTCCGCTGCACCCTGGTGGAAGACGCCTGCGCCACCCGCGACCTGCCCTACAAGGGCGGCGTGCTCAGTGCCGCACACGTTCATCAGACGGAAATGGCGATCATGGGCGATAACTTCGCCACCCTCGCGCTGACCCGTGAACTGATCTGA
- the prmB gene encoding 50S ribosomal protein L3 N(5)-glutamine methyltransferase, translated as MITSRLRTLRDHIRWAVSRFHGEDLFFGHGTDNAWDEARQLVLGALHLPWEIADSYLDCNLEEDEVAHLQLLLKRRIEERVPTAYLLGEAWFCGMSFIVDERVLIPRSPIGELIENRFTPWLANEPARILDLCTGSGCIGIACAYEFQHAEVVLADLSFEALEVANQNIERHGVDERVYTVQGDGFEGLPGQRFDLIVSNPPYVDAEDFADMPDEYQHEPELGLACGDDGLNLVRRMLAEAADHLTEKGLLIVEVGNSQVHVEALYPEVDFAWLEFERGGHGVFMLSAQQCREHQALFASRV; from the coding sequence GTGATCACTTCCCGCCTTCGCACCCTGCGTGACCATATCCGTTGGGCCGTCAGCCGCTTCCATGGGGAGGATCTGTTTTTCGGCCATGGCACCGACAACGCCTGGGACGAAGCCCGGCAATTGGTGTTGGGCGCGCTGCACCTGCCGTGGGAAATCGCCGACAGCTACCTCGACTGCAATCTGGAAGAAGACGAAGTTGCTCACCTGCAGCTTTTGCTCAAGCGCCGCATCGAAGAGCGGGTGCCTACGGCCTATCTGCTGGGTGAGGCCTGGTTCTGTGGCATGTCGTTCATCGTCGATGAGCGCGTACTGATCCCGCGCTCTCCTATCGGCGAACTGATCGAAAACCGTTTTACTCCGTGGCTGGCTAACGAGCCGGCGCGGATTCTCGACCTGTGCACCGGTTCCGGTTGCATCGGCATCGCCTGCGCCTACGAGTTCCAGCATGCCGAAGTGGTGTTGGCGGATCTGTCGTTCGAAGCACTGGAAGTGGCCAATCAGAACATCGAGCGCCATGGTGTCGATGAGCGCGTGTACACGGTACAGGGCGACGGTTTCGAGGGTTTGCCGGGTCAGCGTTTCGACCTGATCGTGTCGAACCCGCCCTACGTCGATGCGGAAGATTTCGCCGATATGCCGGACGAGTACCAGCACGAACCGGAACTGGGCCTGGCCTGCGGTGATGACGGTTTGAACCTGGTGCGGCGCATGCTCGCCGAGGCGGCGGATCATCTGACCGAGAAGGGCTTGCTGATTGTCGAAGTGGGCAACAGCCAGGTGCACGTCGAGGCGTTGTACCCGGAAGTGGACTTCGCCTGGCTGGAGTTCGAGCGTGGTGGTCATGGTGTGTTCATGCTGAGCGCGCAGCAGTGCCGTGAGCATCAGGCGTTATTTGCTTCTCGCGTGTAA
- a CDS encoding alpha/beta fold hydrolase, producing the protein MGACESNRHLLDDGAMMLRVLALSLTLISGFAQATVLQRPITLDTGTGELFGSMLLPKSDNPVPVVLIISGSGPTDRDGNNTDGGRNDSLKRLAWVLAKHNIASVRYDKRGVAASLAATPDERNLTVDAYVADAQAWGRKLKTDPRFGQLIVLGHSEGALIASLAAPDIDADAVISVSGSARPVDQVIREQLGNRLPPPLMLRSNELLDSLKAGKPDDNVPPPLQAIFRPSVQPYLISLFRQDPAAAFARLKMPALIIQGSNDIQVGVNDARLLKAAKPDAELALIEGMNHVMRIVPNDVKRQMASYKDPQLPLAAELGTRILGFIDGLRAS; encoded by the coding sequence ATGGGTGCCTGTGAGTCCAACCGGCATCTTCTTGATGATGGCGCGATGATGCTGCGAGTTCTAGCCTTGAGCCTTACCCTGATTTCCGGCTTCGCCCAGGCGACTGTCCTGCAACGACCGATCACATTGGATACGGGCACTGGCGAGCTTTTCGGCTCGATGTTGCTGCCAAAATCCGACAACCCCGTGCCGGTTGTCCTGATCATTTCCGGTTCCGGCCCTACGGATCGTGACGGAAACAACACCGACGGCGGGCGCAATGACAGCCTCAAGCGCCTGGCCTGGGTGCTGGCCAAACACAACATCGCCAGCGTGCGCTACGACAAGCGCGGCGTGGCCGCGAGCCTGGCGGCGACCCCCGATGAACGCAACCTGACGGTGGACGCCTACGTGGCCGACGCCCAAGCCTGGGGCCGCAAGCTCAAGACCGATCCGCGTTTCGGCCAACTGATCGTGCTGGGTCACAGCGAAGGCGCCTTGATCGCCAGCCTCGCTGCGCCGGACATCGATGCCGACGCGGTGATTTCTGTCTCCGGCAGCGCAAGGCCGGTGGATCAGGTCATTCGCGAGCAACTGGGCAATCGCCTGCCGCCACCGCTGATGCTGCGCAGCAATGAATTGCTCGACAGCCTCAAGGCCGGGAAACCCGACGACAATGTGCCGCCACCCTTGCAGGCGATTTTCCGCCCGAGCGTGCAGCCTTACCTGATTTCCCTGTTCCGCCAGGACCCGGCCGCAGCGTTTGCCAGGCTGAAGATGCCGGCGCTGATCATCCAGGGCAGCAACGACATCCAGGTCGGCGTCAATGACGCCAGGCTGCTCAAGGCGGCCAAGCCGGACGCCGAACTGGCGCTGATCGAGGGCATGAACCATGTCATGCGCATCGTGCCCAACGACGTCAAACGCCAAATGGCCTCCTATAAAGACCCGCAGTTGCCCCTGGCGGCGGAACTGGGCACGCGAATCCTCGGGTTTATTGACGGACTTCGCGCCAGTTAA
- the aroC gene encoding chorismate synthase, which yields MSGNTYGKLFTVTTAGESHGPALVAIVDGCPPGLEISLEDLQRDLDRRKPGTSRHTTQRQEADEVEILSGVFEGRTTGCPIGLLIRNTDQKSKDYSAIKDLFRPAHADYTYHHKYGERDYRGGGRSSARETAMRVAAGAIAKKYLASQGIVIRGYMSQLGPIEIPFKTWDSVEENAFFSPDPDKVPELEAYMDQLRRDQDSVGAKITVVAEGVMPGLGEPIFDRLDAELAHALMSINAVKGVEIGAGFASVAQRGTEHRDEMTPEGFLSNNAGGILGGISSGQPIVAHLALKPTSSITTPGRSIDIHGNPVEVITKGRHDPCVGIRATPIAEAMMAIVLMDHLLRHRGQNADVRVSTPVLGQL from the coding sequence ATGTCCGGCAATACCTACGGCAAGCTGTTCACTGTCACCACCGCGGGCGAAAGCCATGGCCCGGCGTTGGTCGCCATTGTCGATGGCTGCCCGCCGGGGCTGGAGATATCCCTTGAGGATCTGCAGCGTGACCTGGACCGCCGCAAGCCCGGCACCAGCCGCCACACCACCCAGCGCCAGGAAGCCGACGAAGTCGAAATCCTCTCCGGCGTGTTCGAAGGCCGCACCACTGGCTGCCCGATCGGCCTGCTGATCCGCAACACCGACCAGAAGTCCAAGGACTACTCGGCGATCAAGGATCTGTTCCGCCCGGCCCACGCCGACTACACCTACCACCACAAGTACGGCGAGCGCGACTACCGTGGCGGCGGTCGCAGCTCGGCCCGCGAAACCGCGATGCGCGTCGCGGCCGGTGCGATTGCGAAAAAATACCTGGCCAGCCAGGGCATTGTCATTCGCGGCTACATGAGCCAGCTGGGGCCGATTGAAATCCCGTTCAAGACCTGGGATTCGGTGGAAGAGAACGCGTTCTTCAGCCCGGACCCGGACAAAGTGCCGGAACTGGAAGCCTACATGGACCAGTTGCGCCGCGATCAGGATTCGGTTGGCGCGAAAATCACCGTGGTCGCCGAAGGCGTGATGCCGGGCTTGGGCGAGCCGATCTTCGACCGTCTCGACGCAGAATTGGCCCATGCGCTGATGAGCATCAACGCGGTCAAGGGTGTGGAAATCGGCGCCGGTTTCGCCAGCGTTGCCCAACGTGGCACCGAGCATCGCGATGAAATGACCCCGGAAGGTTTCCTCAGCAACAACGCGGGCGGCATTCTCGGCGGTATTTCCTCCGGTCAGCCCATCGTTGCGCACCTGGCGCTGAAGCCGACGTCGAGCATCACCACGCCGGGCCGTTCCATCGACATCCATGGCAATCCGGTGGAAGTGATCACCAAGGGCCGTCACGATCCGTGCGTGGGCATCCGCGCCACGCCGATTGCCGAGGCGATGATGGCCATCGTGCTGATGGATCACCTGCTGCGTCACCGTGGGCAGAACGCCGATGTGCGTGTGAGCACGCCGGTGCTGGGTCAGCTGTAA
- a CDS encoding MFS transporter — protein MATAALPYWRLSSFYLFYFALLGSTAPFLALYFDHLGFSAARIGELVAIPMLMRCVAPNIWGWLGDYTGRRLAIVRFGAVCTLLTFSLIFVSKTYAWLAMVMALHAFFWHAVLPQFEVITLAHLQGQTSRYSQIRLWGSIGFIITVVALGRLFEWLSLDIYPAALVLIMAGIVVSSLWVPNAQPIQGERLTGEGFLQQLRSPGVLAFYGCVALMQMSHGPYYTFLTLHLERLGYSRGVIGMLWAVGVVAEVLMFLAMSKILARFSLRRVLMASFLLAALRWLLLGSLAEFLWVLLFAQVLHAATFGSFHAAAISFVQRSFGARQQGQGQALYAALAGTGGALGALYSGYSWNALGAAWTFSIASLAAVAAAVIIATRMQEDRP, from the coding sequence ATGGCGACTGCGGCGCTCCCGTACTGGCGGCTCTCCAGTTTCTATCTGTTCTATTTCGCCTTGCTCGGTTCGACAGCGCCGTTCCTGGCGCTGTACTTCGATCACCTGGGTTTCAGCGCCGCGCGCATCGGCGAGCTGGTGGCGATCCCGATGCTGATGCGCTGCGTGGCGCCGAACATCTGGGGCTGGCTGGGCGACTACACCGGTCGGCGGCTGGCCATCGTGCGCTTTGGCGCGGTGTGCACGCTGCTGACCTTTTCGCTGATTTTCGTCAGCAAGACCTACGCCTGGCTGGCGATGGTCATGGCCTTGCATGCGTTCTTCTGGCACGCGGTGTTGCCGCAGTTCGAAGTCATCACCCTGGCGCACTTGCAGGGTCAGACCTCGCGCTACAGCCAGATTCGCCTGTGGGGCTCGATCGGTTTCATCATCACCGTGGTCGCGCTGGGCCGTTTATTCGAATGGCTGAGCCTCGATATCTACCCGGCGGCGCTGGTGCTGATCATGGCCGGCATCGTGGTCAGCAGTTTGTGGGTGCCTAACGCGCAACCGATTCAGGGTGAACGGTTGACCGGGGAGGGATTCCTCCAGCAACTGCGCAGCCCCGGCGTGTTGGCGTTTTACGGTTGTGTGGCGTTGATGCAAATGAGCCACGGACCGTATTACACGTTCTTGACCTTGCACCTTGAGCGCCTGGGTTACAGCCGTGGCGTGATCGGCATGCTCTGGGCGGTCGGGGTGGTCGCCGAAGTTTTGATGTTTTTGGCCATGAGCAAGATCCTCGCGCGGTTTTCCCTGCGCCGGGTGCTGATGGCGAGTTTTCTGCTGGCGGCGTTGCGCTGGTTGCTGCTCGGGTCGTTGGCCGAATTTTTGTGGGTGCTGTTGTTTGCCCAGGTGCTGCACGCGGCGACATTCGGCAGCTTTCACGCCGCTGCCATTTCATTCGTGCAACGTAGCTTCGGTGCGCGCCAGCAAGGCCAGGGCCAAGCGCTGTATGCCGCATTGGCCGGCACCGGCGGTGCGTTGGGCGCGTTGTATTCCGGCTACAGCTGGAATGCCCTCGGCGCGGCATGGACCTTTAGTATTGCCAGTCTCGCAGCCGTCGCGGCTGCCGTTATCATTGCCACACGTATGCAAGAGGACAGGCCATGA
- a CDS encoding methylthioribulose 1-phosphate dehydratase: MSLTREQLAQEIIDAGRFLYGRGWSPATSSNYSTRLSPTEALLTVSGKHKGQLGMDDVLATDLSGNSLEPGKKPSAETLLHTQLYSWRPEIGAVLHTHSVNATVLSRMTPQDFIEFEDYELQKAFSGVTTHESRVRVPIFDNDQDIARLAAKVQPWLDAHPDCVGYLIRGHGLYTWGARMSDALRQIEAFEFLFECELKVRSLFKA; encoded by the coding sequence ATGAGCCTTACCCGTGAACAACTCGCCCAGGAAATCATCGACGCCGGGCGCTTTCTGTATGGTCGCGGCTGGTCGCCGGCCACCAGCAGCAATTACTCGACCCGCCTGTCGCCGACCGAAGCCTTGCTGACCGTGTCCGGCAAGCACAAGGGGCAACTGGGCATGGATGACGTGTTGGCCACCGACTTGTCGGGCAACAGCCTGGAACCGGGCAAGAAACCGTCCGCCGAAACCCTGCTGCACACCCAGCTCTACAGCTGGCGCCCGGAGATCGGTGCCGTGCTGCACACCCACTCGGTGAATGCCACCGTGCTGTCGCGCATGACGCCGCAAGACTTCATCGAGTTCGAAGACTACGAACTGCAAAAGGCCTTCAGCGGTGTGACGACCCACGAATCCCGGGTGCGGGTGCCGATTTTCGACAATGACCAGGACATTGCGCGCCTGGCCGCCAAGGTGCAGCCTTGGCTGGACGCCCATCCCGATTGTGTCGGCTACCTGATCCGTGGCCATGGCCTGTACACCTGGGGCGCGCGCATGAGCGATGCCCTGCGGCAGATCGAGGCCTTTGAATTTTTGTTCGAGTGCGAGTTGAAGGTGCGCTCGCTCTTTAAAGCATGA
- a CDS encoding acireductone dioxygenase, with amino-acid sequence MSSLSVYHVSSPEIPNKVLTHFEDIASTLAEQGVRFDRWQAAAKIQPGTSQEEVIAAYQEQIDQLMTERGYVTVDVISLSSDHPQKAELRAKFLDEHRHGEDEVRFFVAGRGLFTLHIDDYVYAVLCEKNDLISVPAGTKHWFDMGEHPHFVAIRLFNNPEGWVANFTGEDIASQFPRLED; translated from the coding sequence ATGAGCAGCCTGTCCGTCTATCACGTCTCCAGCCCTGAAATCCCCAACAAGGTGCTGACCCATTTCGAAGACATCGCCTCGACCCTGGCCGAGCAGGGCGTGCGTTTCGACCGTTGGCAAGCGGCGGCAAAGATCCAGCCGGGCACCAGCCAGGAAGAAGTGATCGCCGCCTATCAAGAGCAAATCGACCAGCTGATGACCGAGCGCGGTTATGTCACAGTCGACGTGATCAGCCTCAGCAGCGATCACCCGCAAAAAGCCGAACTGCGTGCCAAGTTCCTCGACGAACATCGCCATGGCGAAGATGAAGTACGATTTTTCGTCGCCGGCCGTGGCCTGTTTACCCTGCACATCGACGATTACGTCTACGCGGTGCTGTGCGAGAAGAACGACCTGATCTCGGTTCCGGCTGGTACCAAACACTGGTTCGACATGGGCGAACATCCGCATTTCGTCGCGATCCGACTGTTCAACAACCCGGAAGGCTGGGTGGCCAATTTCACCGGCGAAGACATCGCCAGCCAATTCCCGCGCCTGGAGGACTGA